The sequence AAGCGTATCGTAATGATAACCTCATCATTCGTTTCTTCCATTTCATGTTTTACCGTAATTCCTGTTTTTTCAATCATTCCGATCGATTGCTTGATTGTATTAATACCAATCTTAATGTGTTGAGAAATACCACGTGTTACTGTTTTTTTCTTTCGTGGTTTGTTAATGAGGGTCTCTGTCTCTTTAACATTCAACTTTTTATTAAGGATTTCGTCTAAAACTTCTTCAGTTTTTTCTTTTTCAACACTTAATAGAGCACGAGCATGACGCTCAGTAATTCTACGCTCTCCTAAGGCTTCGAGTACGGGTTCAGGCAATTCAAGTAAACGGATTTTATTCGCAATCGCTGATTGTGATTTCCCTACTTTGGTTGCGAGTTCCTTTTGAGTTATTTTTTGAATTCGTAAAATATCGCGATATGCTTTCGCTTCTTCTAACACACTTAAATCTTCTCGCTGTATATTTTCGATAAGCGCTAATGTTGCACTTTTATCATCGTCAATATTACTGATAATGCACGGAACTTCTGTAAAACCGAACATTCGCATTGCTCGATAACGACGTTCTCCGGCAATAATTTCATATTCATCTGTCTCGTTGACTTCACGAACAACAATCGGTTGAAGAAGGCCATTTTCACTAATCGATTGACCCAATTCCAACAAACTCTCATCGTTAAAAGTTAGCCGTGGTTGATTACGGTTAGGTTTAATTTTTTCAATAGC is a genomic window of Erysipelothrix amsterdamensis containing:
- the noc gene encoding nucleoid occlusion protein, producing the protein MIDRREIAIEKIKPNRNQPRLTFNDESLLELGQSISENGLLQPIVVREVNETDEYEIIAGERRYRAMRMFGFTEVPCIISNIDDDKSATLALIENIQREDLSVLEEAKAYRDILRIQKITQKELATKVGKSQSAIANKIRLLELPEPVLEALGERRITERHARALLSVEKEKTEEVLDEILNKKLNVKETETLINKPRKKKTVTRGISQHIKIGINTIKQSIGMIEKTGITVKHEMEETNDEVIITIRFPK